Proteins found in one Venturia canescens isolate UGA chromosome 8, ASM1945775v1, whole genome shotgun sequence genomic segment:
- the LOC122414827 gene encoding acyl-CoA synthetase short-chain family member 3, mitochondrial: protein MFSEVNSDFLEQKIQEDIEKSFEARIARTKLSRKGDAGNDIILNKNSCVSPTYAEAFRRSIECPEEFWAEVARCVDWSKPWDKVLDNSNEPFTKWYVGGEINACHNAVDRHVNAGYGKKTALIHDSPLIPTIRKVTYDELLEKTSRLAGVLADMGVRKGDRVLIYMPLIPETIMAILATARLGAIHSVVFGGFAPRELAVRIDHAEPKVIIGASCGLEPSRIIKYTTMINEAMELISVPRPKCIIYQRRKVWESPLLDHQEDWEELIENSNPHPCVSVEANDPLYILYTSGTTATPKGVLRPVGGHIATLCWTMKVLYGMDKNNVFWTASDLGWVVGHSYICYGPLLYGGTSLMYEGKPDRTPDAAQYFRLIEQHSVNALLTVPSVLRVLRRADPEALMSKKYSTKSLKVIFTAGEHCDYEAKAWAENVFKVPILNHWWQTETGHAITATCLGFGESTCPPKYTTGMAFPGYDVKIMREDGSLASTHELGRIVVKLPLPPGTMSSLYLAPERFKDIYFSKFPGYYDTMDAGFVDEHGYIYVTARVDDVINVAGHRLSTAALEDVVLGHPDVADTAVVGVPEHTKGEIPLCLYVMRNGTTKSEKTINEELIYRVRQLIGPIASFKIAAAVSALPRTRSGKTCRKSIADLARSRPVKIPSTIEDASVYPNIKAVLQKLGYAKMAPDPEL, encoded by the exons ATataattctgaataaaaattccTGTGTGAGCCCGACGTACGCAGAAGCATTCAGAAGATCGATTGAGTGTCCTGAGGAGTTTTGGGCCGAAGTGGCTCGTTGCGTCGACTGGAGCAAACCTTGGGACAAAGTTTTGGATAACTCGAACGAGCCTTTCACAAAATG GTACGTCGGTGGGGAGATAAATGCTTGTCACAACGCGGTAGATCGTCACGTGAATGCCGGATACGGTAAGAAGACGGCACTCATTCACGACAGCCCATTGATTCCGACAATTCGAAAAGTCACATACGACGAGTTGCTGGAAAAAACATCGAGACTGGCGGGTGTACTGGCTGACATGGGGGTCCGTAAGGGTGACAGAGTGCTCATCTACATGCCGTTGATCCCGGAAACGATAATGGCGATATTGGCGACAGCCAGACTCGGAGCTATCCACTCGGTGGTGTTTGGAG GCTTTGCACCAAGAGAATTGGCCGTGAGGATCGATCATGCCGAGCCCAAAGTCATCATCGGAGCCAGTTGCGGACTCGAGCCATCTAGAATAATAAA GTACACAACGATGATAAACGAAGCCATGGAATTGATCAGCGTTCCCAGACCAAAGTGCATTATCTACCAGAGACGAAAGGTGTGGGAGTCTCCGCTGTTGGATCATCAAGAGGACTGGGAGGAATTGATTGAGAACTCGAATCCCCATCCCTGCGTATCCGTCGAGGCGAATGATCCCCTTTACATTCTTTACACATCCGGAACAACGG CCACGCCCAAAGGCGTTCTCAGACCCGTTGGTGGTCACATCGCTACTTTGTGCTGGACCATGAAGGTCCTTTATGGCATGGACAAGAATAACGTCTTCTGGACTGCCTCGGACCTCGGTTGGGTTGTCGGCCATTCCTACATCTGCTATGGACCATTGTTGTACGGCGGTACGAGTCTAATGTACGAAGGAAAACCCGACAGAACACCTGATGCTGCACAATATTTCAG ATTAATAGAGCAGCACAGCGTCAATGCACTTTTGACTGTACCATCGGTCCTCCGAGTCCTGCGAAGAGCCGATCCAGAGGCCCTTATGAGCAAAAAATACTCAACAAAGTC gcTAAAAGTGATATTCACGGCTGGTGAGCACTGTGATTACGAGGCTAAAGCTTGGGCGGAAAACGTCTTCAAAGTACCCATTCTCAATCATTGGTGGCAAACGGAAACCGGACACGCAATAACAGCCACGTGCCTTGGCTTCGGAGAAAGTACTTGTCCACCGAAATACACCACCGGAATGGCATTCCCCGGCTACGACG TGAAAATCATGAGGGAAGATGGGAGCCTCGCGTCGACTCACGAACTCGGCAGGATCGTTGTCAAGCTGCCACTTCCTCCCGGAACAATGTCGTCACTCTACCTCGCACCGGAAAGATTCAaggatatttatttttccaaatttccc GGATATTACGATACGATGGACGCGGGCTTCGTTGACGAGCACGGTTACATTTACGTAACGGCGAGGGTCGACGATGTCATCAACGTCGCCGGTCACAGATTGTCAACTGCTGCCCTCGAGGACGTCGTTCTCGGTCATCCGGACGTCGCGGACACCGCAGTGGTCGGTGTCCCCGAGCATACGAAGGGTGAAATTCCTTTGTGTCTCTACGTGATGAGAAACG GTACGACGAAGAGCGAAAAAACTATTAACGAAGAATTAATTTACCGGGTGAGACAACTCATCGGACCAATCGCTTCCTTCAAAATCGCAGCCGCTGTCAGCGCGTTGCCGAGAACGCGGTCGGGCAAAACCTGCCGGAAATCAATCGCGGATCTGGCCCGATCGAGGCCCGTGAAG ATCCCGAGCACGATCGAGGATGCGAGTGTTTACCCGAACATCAAGGCCGTACTGCAGAAACTCGGTTACGCGAAAATGGCCCCGGACCCGGAATTATGA